A region of the Chloroflexota bacterium genome:
ACCATTGTCTTATTCTACCGGCTTAGCACCTGTTGGCTGGAGAACGCGAGGATACCTCGTCTGGCAATGTTGCTGCTCGTTTTCTGCATCCCATTCATCCTTCATATGCGGCAGTGCCGTTACTATGCTTTGGCAGCACTGTTTACACTGACGACGCTGGATGCTTATCTGCTATTGCCGAGTGGGAAGGCGTACGCCATGCCCTATTTTGTGCTTTCGGCGATGCTGCTCTATCACAGTCATTATGGTGCCTTCTTTCCAACCATGGGTGCGCTCACGCTGGGCACGCTCTTTTCGTCCGCACACTGCCGTGAGCGGCGCTTGTTTGTGCCTGCGCTAGTGCTGGTCATCTTAGGCGTACTGCCTTGGGCCATCTTCATGCGTGTCTGGGCCCGTGGTGCGCCATTTACGTTCGACCGTTTCACGGCACACCTGACGCAGTATTTTGTTTACGTAACGGGCTGGCTTTTCCCACTGTTGCTACTGCTACTTTTGGCTGGCTGGTATGCCCGCAGCCGAACAGCAGAGGGGCCACTGGATGCGCGAGAGGCTCCCTTGCTGGCTCTGTTTTCCCTGGTGATCGTCGCGAACATCATATTGTTGGCCGCTTTCGCTGTCTACGACTGGGTGTATTTCCGCTACATCGTGCATCTCGTCCCCCTATTGCGGCTGCCGCTTGCTATCACTGTGGACAAGATTTACGGCTGGGTAAGACCTCTGGGCATCGTTGTGCTCGTGATGTTGACCACAACCAATGTGTTACACCTCGTGCCTTATGGTTTGCCAAGTTTCTCGGAGTTGCCGCTCCGCAACGTTTTTCCTACCTCAGTGGCTTGGTGGAACGCTGAGGAGGTTTGGCATAAGACCGGCCAATTTCGCTCTGAGTTATGGATGTACGCCCTGGAATTGATACATCCCTATGAGGGACCCATCGAGGGGCTCGTGGCCTATCTTCAGACCCACGCCAAGCCTGGCGACACTGTTCTCGTCAACAATGAGGACTTGCCCCTCATGTTTTACACTGATTTAAAGATCATAGGCGGGCTTTCGGCCCATGATGTCACTGGCATTGTTGAGCCCGATTGGGTGATTGACCGGCAGTACGGCCATTATCGAGATACACTAGCTAAGATCATCGCCGCAGGACATTACGAGCGTATTGAATTGCCTTACCCTGATATCCATTGGGAGAACCGTCCACAGCCAGGTTCCCATCACTATCTGACAGCACGCGGTATAGCCAATGTCACCTTGTATCGGCGGATCGAGTGAAGATCCCTGTGGAAGCGATTAGCAAGACTACAGCCCAGATGGGAAAAACAAACAGGTTAGCGCCTTGGCTACTACTGCTTTTGGCGGCAGTGTTGTTTTTTGCCAACCTGGATAATCAGTACCTGTGGCAGGACGAAGCCGAGACCGCGCTCCTGGCGCGGCGCATTCTGAACTATGGGTTGCCGTTAGCATTTGATGGGCGCAATATGATCAACCAGTATCCCACTCGTACGGAACTGCAATTCAATGCCGATTATATTTGGATCTATCATCCCTGGCTCCCACATTACCTGACGGCGTTGTCTTTTTTCCTTTTCCCACCTGGCACCCTGTCGGCCAGGCTTCCTGTGGTATTGGCCAGTCTCATTAGTGTTCTGATCTTCTATCAGTCCTGCCGCCACCATCTGGGCGGAGATCGGTTAGCGACCATAGCCACGGTATTGCTTCTCAGCATTGTGCCGTTGGTCATCCATTTGCGGCAGGCCAAATACTTTGGCTGGACGGTCCTCTTCACCATTCTCCTGGTGGACGCTTATCTGCGCTTGGAGAAGAAGGAGCGAATTGCGCTTCCACTTTTCATCTTGTCAGCACTTCTCTTGTTCCATAGTAACTTCGGTATATTCCTGCCGACCGTAGCCGTTTTGGGTGTCTGGCCATTCCTTGTTCCATCATGGCAGACGATACGCCGTCCCGTTGTGCTCGGTCTTGGTCTGGTGGCTGTGCTGGCTGGACCATGGGCGCTTTTCATGGCCGTAGGGAAACGCGGAGCTCCTTTCAGTATCTATCGTTTTCTCGGACATTTCGTCCATTATCTGGCTTACATCTTCGGCTGGGTCTTCCCACTGGTGCTGGTCATCGTTTTCGTCGGGCTCTATTTCATTAGTTTGCGACGCCACCCAGTAGGTTTCACCGAAGAGCAGATGCGTCTGATCCATTTGTTCGTGGCGATCGTCGCTGCCAACGTGCTCCTCTTGTCTTATTCCTTTGACTGGATCTATTTCCGTTACGTGGTGCAACTCGTTCCTCTGCTGGTGATGCTCTTGGCCTTGTTGGTGGATAAGATTATCGGCGTCTCAAGGCCATTAGGCTATGTGTTGCTGGTGCTTTTGTGTTATACGAGCGTTCTGCACACACCGCCTTTCGCGCTGGTAACCGCTGCTAACTTGCGTATGACCAGTTGGCAGGATCGTGAAGATTTCGCCGCTGTGGACAAAGTGATTTTGAAAGCCGCGCAATGGCGTTCAGACCAGGCGCAATATATTTACGAAATCACCCACGATTTCGATAGCCCGGATGAAGGTATTGTCAAATACTTGCAGACCTACGCCCTGCCTACAGATAAAGTACTGACCAACTATGGCGAGCTGGTGATTGCTTTTTACACCGACTTGACGGTGGGTGGGGGTCTCTCAGGTTATCGAGCGGAAGAATTGGCGGTCGCTCCCTGGATCATCCCCCGGCAATACGGGCCTTACTACGGCGATCTGATGCATGTGGTCTCAGTTGGCCCTTATGAGCCCATCGAGATACCTTATCCGGATACTCTTTGGGGCAACGGCCCTGCTCCCGAAGATCACCTTTATGCAACCGCTAAGGGCGAGCGGAATGTAGTGATTTATCACCGTATTGGCGCTCCGACACAGCAGGAGGGTGAGCGTTGAGCGGACGGATTATCACACTGGTCAACCCGCCCTCTGCTCCGGGCACTACTGCCAACCGCGAAGGTGCGGCGGGGTTGGGGACGGTTGTGCCGGGTGAAGGTGCTTTCGCCTACCCGCCACAGACCATTGCTACTATGGTGACAATGTTGAAGGCGGAAGGTTTTGAAGTTCGCGTCGTGGATGCCGTCGCTGGCGGACTCGATATCAAGAGAGCGTGTGCGCAGAGTGTGGTTTGCGATCCTGCCGTGGTTGGCGTATTCACAAGTTACGCCACGCGTCAGATTGATGCTGCTTTCTTGGTGGCGCTGCGTGAGATGTGCTCGGTGCCGCTGGTTGCCTTCGGGCCAGCCACGCGCTTTCTGGTTGAACAGTTAGTGGCGGACGCGGTTCTGTGTGGTGAGCCAGAATTGGCTATTGCACCCCTCTGTCGAGTACTATTGGGGGGGAATCCCCCGCGGGGAACCATTTGGCCCCATAATCTGGGTTTGTGTGGCTACGACAATGGGGGCTTGATTGAAGATCTGGGGGCGTTGCCCCGGCCCTCTTGGGATTGCGTGCCCTGGCGTGATTATGGTTTCTTGACCATCACCGGGAGTCGAGGTTGTCCAGACCCCTGTGCTTACTGCCCGTACTCGGTTGCAGGCGGACATTGCATCCGCGTCCGTTTGCCGGAGGACATCGCTGAGGAAATGGCCTGGATAGAACGTGACTTCGCCCCGCCTCGCATGGTTTTCCGTGACCCGGTGTTCGCGCATTCCAGAGAGAGGGTAGTGAGCCTGTGCCAGGAGATCAGGCGACGGGGGATACGCATACCATGGGAGTGTGAGTCGCGCCCCGAGCATTTCGACGCCGAGCTGGTGCGGCTGATGGCTCAGTCGGGCTGCCATTGCCTCAAGATAGGGTTGGAGAGTGCCGATCCGCAGGTATTGGTGAACGTCCGGCGCGTGAATACCGTCGATGAAGGAAATCGGTATTTGGCTCAGGTGCGTCAGTTAGTGAAGGTGTGTGCTGAGATCGGCGTTCTGTGTCGGGTTTTTGTGATGCCCGGTCTGCCTGGAAGTAATGTGGCTAGTGCAGAGAAAACGGCGGCTTTCCTGCGCGACGTCGCACCACCGGCAATCCATGTGCGAGTTTTCGATGTCTATCCTGGGACGGCACTGGAGGGCGCGGCTCGGGCGCAGTCGTGGGCTGAACAGGCGACAATCCTGGGCGCAGCAGCAATGGAGGCAGAGAAGGTGGCGCGACAAGGAAAACCAAGTTGGCAGGGCCGTCTGAGACGGGTGCTGAGGCGATGAGAGCATTTGTGACAGGGGCCACCGGGTTCGTGGGTTCTCACGTGGCTGAAGAACTATTACGCGCCGGTTATATAGTCCGTGCTTTGGTACGGCCAGGAAGTGATGTTCGCGCTCTGACTGGGCTGGATGTAGAGCGCGTCTCGGGTAGCCTGAGTGATAAGGCCTCGTTGTATGAGGCTATGCAAGGATGTGATTTACTCTTTCATGTGGCCGCATTTTACAGCACGCGAGAGGAAGACGCGGCGCAGATGTACGCTATCAACGTGGGCGGGACCAAAACCATTCTGCAAGTGGCAATGGAGTTGGGTGTGCAGCGCGTGGTGTACACCAGTACGATCGGCACCATTGGTCAGCCCACTGATGGCACTCTGGCCGATGAGAGCGTGCCTTTCGAACGCTGGGAGGAGAGCAGTCACTACGCCCGTTCGAAGGTCTTGGCTGAAGAGGCAGCACGAGCGGCCTTCCGTGCCGGACTGGCGGTGGTGATCGTGAATCCCTGCGCGCCCGTGGGTCCGCGGGATCATAAACCCTCCAGCACCGGGCAGCGCATCGTAGACTATCTGAACGGCCGGATGCCTTCGTACCTGGAAGGTGGCATCAATTTCATCGCCGTGCGAGACGTTGCGGTCGGGCACCGCCTGGCCGCCGAGCGTGGCGTGGCTGGCGAACGCTATATTCTCGGTCACGCTGATGGCAACTTACAACGCGAGGATTTCCTGAGGCTGATGGAACGAGTGTCAGGCGTGCCACGGCCTTTGGCTAACGAAGGGCCGGTCAGGTGGCGAAGGCTATTCGACGGTCTATGGAGGAGGCGGAGGTTCACACAAGACTATCGCCCTCCAGCACTTACCGCTAATCCACGCAAGGCTATCGAAGAATTGGGTTTGCCACAGACGCCGTTGGAAGAGGCATTCGCCGAGGCTGTGGCTTGGTATCGAGCCAATGGATATGTGAGGGAGAGGAGATAATGGAGCGCTGGCGAAGGCTGAGGCGTTACTTGTTCACCTTGCTCTTGCGTCTGCTTATGGAAGCCACGGCTATCCCCGTTGTGGGCGCGTTCACGGTGCGCCTCGCCGAGTGGCTAGTTGGCCCATACAAAAACCGGCGCATCTTGGCACAGGTATCGTCACGGTCCTACATCTCATCCCGGGCGCAGATCCATTGTCGACAACTCAAAATAGGCCGTGGTTGCTTCATCGATGACTATGTAACCGTCTTTGCTCACCAGGACGGTGGGAGTATCACTCTGGGCGATCGCGTGCATTTGTACAGGGGGACGATCGTTGAGGTGGGGCGAGGTGGCAGTGTGATTATTGGTGACGACACCCATATCCAGAGCGACTGCAACCTCAAAGGGTTTTTGGGCAACCTGATCGTGGGGCGCAATGTACAGATGGCGCCAGGCTGTGGGTTCAGCCCTTACGAGCATGGTTTCGAAGACTTAAGCACGCCCATACAGAAACAGCCTATCACCAGTGCTGGAGACATCGTGCTGGAAGACGATGTCTGGCTTGGCCTGGGCGTCAAAGTATTGGATGGGGTACGCATAGGTCGGGGAGCAGTCATCGGCGCTGGTGCTGTGGTAACGAAAGACGTGCCGCCTTATGCTATTGCTGCCGGCGTACCGGCGAGAATCATCCGCATGCGGGGGCAGGGGTGAAGGTTTTGTAATGCTGTTGCTTGAATTTTTTCATCGCCCGTTCATCTTAAGGGGCTATAATGCCCCTACAACTACAACAAAGGCGCAGTAGGGGTGCGAGAAGCCCTGCGACACATCTTTCAAAAGAACGAACCACCATCGCCGTGGGTAAGATGCCTGGCATGGGCGGTGGCGAGCGCCGTTGTTCTGGTGGTGTTGGTTGGCTATGGTGTGTTCTATGAGCCCGACAATGTGGGTGTCGTCCGAGTGGAGGTGCCTATTGCGGGCTTGCCAGAGGCCTTAGACGGCTTCACCATCGCACAGATTTCAGATACACACATCACCAGCCTGGGTCATCGCGAGAGGCGGGTGATCGAAATATTGGCGGACCTGTACCCCGATTTGATTGCTGTCACTGGCGACGTAATTCAGAGCGCTGCCGACTATGCCATCTGGCAGGAGCGCGTGGTGCACGTC
Encoded here:
- a CDS encoding NAD-dependent epimerase/dehydratase family protein — protein: MRAFVTGATGFVGSHVAEELLRAGYIVRALVRPGSDVRALTGLDVERVSGSLSDKASLYEAMQGCDLLFHVAAFYSTREEDAAQMYAINVGGTKTILQVAMELGVQRVVYTSTIGTIGQPTDGTLADESVPFERWEESSHYARSKVLAEEAARAAFRAGLAVVIVNPCAPVGPRDHKPSSTGQRIVDYLNGRMPSYLEGGINFIAVRDVAVGHRLAAERGVAGERYILGHADGNLQREDFLRLMERVSGVPRPLANEGPVRWRRLFDGLWRRRRFTQDYRPPALTANPRKAIEELGLPQTPLEEAFAEAVAWYRANGYVRERR
- a CDS encoding glycosyltransferase family 39 protein codes for the protein MKIPVEAISKTTAQMGKTNRLAPWLLLLLAAVLFFANLDNQYLWQDEAETALLARRILNYGLPLAFDGRNMINQYPTRTELQFNADYIWIYHPWLPHYLTALSFFLFPPGTLSARLPVVLASLISVLIFYQSCRHHLGGDRLATIATVLLLSIVPLVIHLRQAKYFGWTVLFTILLVDAYLRLEKKERIALPLFILSALLLFHSNFGIFLPTVAVLGVWPFLVPSWQTIRRPVVLGLGLVAVLAGPWALFMAVGKRGAPFSIYRFLGHFVHYLAYIFGWVFPLVLVIVFVGLYFISLRRHPVGFTEEQMRLIHLFVAIVAANVLLLSYSFDWIYFRYVVQLVPLLVMLLALLVDKIIGVSRPLGYVLLVLLCYTSVLHTPPFALVTAANLRMTSWQDREDFAAVDKVILKAAQWRSDQAQYIYEITHDFDSPDEGIVKYLQTYALPTDKVLTNYGELVIAFYTDLTVGGGLSGYRAEELAVAPWIIPRQYGPYYGDLMHVVSVGPYEPIEIPYPDTLWGNGPAPEDHLYATAKGERNVVIYHRIGAPTQQEGER
- a CDS encoding radical SAM protein — encoded protein: MSGRIITLVNPPSAPGTTANREGAAGLGTVVPGEGAFAYPPQTIATMVTMLKAEGFEVRVVDAVAGGLDIKRACAQSVVCDPAVVGVFTSYATRQIDAAFLVALREMCSVPLVAFGPATRFLVEQLVADAVLCGEPELAIAPLCRVLLGGNPPRGTIWPHNLGLCGYDNGGLIEDLGALPRPSWDCVPWRDYGFLTITGSRGCPDPCAYCPYSVAGGHCIRVRLPEDIAEEMAWIERDFAPPRMVFRDPVFAHSRERVVSLCQEIRRRGIRIPWECESRPEHFDAELVRLMAQSGCHCLKIGLESADPQVLVNVRRVNTVDEGNRYLAQVRQLVKVCAEIGVLCRVFVMPGLPGSNVASAEKTAAFLRDVAPPAIHVRVFDVYPGTALEGAARAQSWAEQATILGAAAMEAEKVARQGKPSWQGRLRRVLRR
- a CDS encoding acyltransferase gives rise to the protein MEATAIPVVGAFTVRLAEWLVGPYKNRRILAQVSSRSYISSRAQIHCRQLKIGRGCFIDDYVTVFAHQDGGSITLGDRVHLYRGTIVEVGRGGSVIIGDDTHIQSDCNLKGFLGNLIVGRNVQMAPGCGFSPYEHGFEDLSTPIQKQPITSAGDIVLEDDVWLGLGVKVLDGVRIGRGAVIGAGAVVTKDVPPYAIAAGVPARIIRMRGQG